The genomic stretch CTACATGTGTTGTGTAGTACTGCCGTTATCAATACTAGAAGATAAATGGCATATGCTTTATTTCTTGGGACTAACAATGGATAATCTAAAGGCCCAAGACCTAAGTTTGAAGACAACTTTAAAGCTGAAGAAGTCTACCAAAGGATCTTTGTTGGAAATGGAAATAggttttgaagttgaaaaaacttagaaaaataatACATCATAAAGAAGGAACATTGAACCAGATTCTAAAACGTGACCCCTCCTACCATTCCTGAAGGATGTTGTAGAATCAAGCGTGACACAGCTCGCCTCTTGTTTCATCCGAAGAACCTGTCATATTtgtttcatcttctttcttccttgttttgttttctatttttttttaaatagaaagtatttctctcttctttctttctctctttccttttaatttttattcttctttcttcttctctgcTTTTCTCTCACTCATCACAGTATTtcatttcaatatatatatatatatatatatatatatatatatatatatatatatatatatatatatatatatatatatatatatatatatatatatatatatatatatatatatatatatatataaccttaaatatgattttctcaAAATATTCCTTCACGGTTGTAATGCTCAATTCTTCTCTTCAGGtaattcttcttcaaataaactctTGCTCCTCTGAACTGCTCTTGGTCACTAACTCAGTGACTCATAGTTGTGGTCGTTTTTGTTTTTGCATCAGTAGCACTTTTTTGGGATAAGGTTGTCTTGCAGGTTAGGGGTTCTTGTTGTTGTGTTATTTCCTTTTAGTCAGGCTGCGATTTTTTCTGTCTCGCATTAGTGAGTTGTTGTTTTGAATAAAGGAGCTTGTTTTGGAGTAGTTTATTAGAGGGGTATTTTGTTTTAGTCTTATTGTCGGGCTTTTGTGCTAGGATTTTCTTTGTTTGGGGTCTGAGTTTTGTTGTTAGTGTTCTGCATCTTGTTCTGATTTTTCAGAACGATTATTTCCATGTTTATGACATGTCTCATGCCTTTCTTTTAGCAACAAATTCTAATTTTGTCCTTTAAAAAAAGAGTAGATGATCACAATTCAGGTGATTTGCCACGTCGTTATTAATATTTTCACACGTTGCTCTACGTTATTGATTTCGTGGATGATGAAATGGACATATATCACAACTAAAAGATTAGTAATTATATGTAAACTACGACAATTCCAAATGTgccataaaattcaaaataaattcaaattttacatacTGGTTCATAACAAATATGAATTGTGGCGGTTCCCAACTATCACAGTTAAGGAAAAActaaataaattcaaattttaatggCATGATGAATATGCAATCGATTGTACTCAAGTAAAACTTGATTTTTTGCTTTTTAAAAGACTTggaatgaattgttttgatgcaTGAATTTTTCGCTTATATACAATTAATTGGCATTGAATACATTTCTTCGTGATCAAATCATCTTTTACTTTAACATCCAATGAATTTTGAAATCTTGATAAATGATTTATATAGACTTCAACCTTAACTAAAGATTTCGTTTAGAGGAGGAAAACACTAGTAGGTATCGttaataaaaagggaatagtgCATTTATAAATGCATGGTTATAGAAGATAAATACAACTATAAATTAAATGCAAAAAGCATGCTAAAAAAATTTTGTGTGCCAGAAATTGGAGGAACATTGAGTGTTTAACTATGAGTAACATATTGGACTCATTACTAGTGAGATCCCGTCAGATGAAAAGGTGGAAATATTCCCGAATTGGAATTCATGACGACATTTATGGGTAGATCTCCCCAATATGTGTGCAAAGTTGTCCTGAGATACAGACTACACTGTGTATATAATACCATCTGTTGAAGATTACATAGAAGAGTGGAAGTTTTAAAGGGAGAAATGACGTTATCCTTTTCTTCCACTCTGACCCTTCAGTGTGATCCTTTTACTTGTGGATTTGCCTCATTCAACTCTAAGTGCTTCTCAGGAGGCTCTTTAGAGaacctttttttttcttgttctaAAATGTAAATTGTTGGTTGGAGTTTTGTCATAAATCACCATcaaagtgaaaaagtgaaaatgttgaagacGATTTCTCATAAACAATGACAAttgattcatgatgaattttcttgcTCACAAATAGAATGTGAACTGAGATTTGGTAAATTTCTGTAGTTGGATCTCGATACTCTATGCTTTGGTCTGACGATGGGAAATTAGAGACTGAGTATTTATAAACACTCCAACGATCAAGTCAGTGACAAATGAAAATGAAGTATTTTTATAGTAGAGTTCTAGAGTTTTTGTTCCAAGAACCTTCTCTTTAGAACCCTTGTCTCGAGGAACTATTATTCTCAGATCTCTATTCTCCTTTATTCGACGGTCTATTTCGCTCTATGAAACATTTTGGGTCTTTTATTTCGTGGACCGTCTCTAGGTGGTGGACCTTCGTAGAGTTGGCGCCGACCTAGACCGAAAGAGAATATGCTATTAAAAAAAGAACAATTTCTTGCATGTGGTATGGAGCTGTAATTTGCCAAATGCTGATATAGTGCTGGAGATTATGCACCAATCCGTGTTTCCTATAACTAtactatttttaattcttttctgCAATCACTTGAGCAGCAATAAAGTTCCCATAACCGATATATTTGTCTGGCTTACTGTTTCTACCATTGACAGAGAAGTataccatttttttttttaaaagccccTTCTTATTAAAGAAAACCAATAACATGCTATAGCTTGCTTAAGATGTGCCACAAGTCAGAATCAGATATAAATACAACAAAACCATAATGTGCAACATTGGTGGTCCCCTTTGCAATCCCTAAACACAGCTCATGAGTCCCTTTAACTAAGGGAAAATTAATCCCCATCACAGCGAAGCCACTGTAATGCTCCCAATCATATCCAAACTCAATACAATGTTTCATTAAGATGAAACATATTTAAGTATAATTAGTTTATCTACCAAAATCTTAGCTGTTATTCCATAAGCATTGAGCTGCCAGATGTCAACTTACCCATTGCAAGTACTACCAGATATGTAGTGTTAAACAGATAACGGATTCTAATTCTACCAATTTAAGGAAAACTGTCTGAGACTACATCATTTGATTTTAGAATGCTTCTCTTACTAGAAAATATTAACTTAACTTATTTGATCTAACCAGACACATAATTTTTCTTATTATATTGTAAAATGTTCAATCTGTCTATCCAATGAGAAGTTAAAGAGAAAGCAAAAAGTAGAAAGCAGGGGATGATAAAAATTTCTTTGTTTTTCTTCTGAGAATCAATTATTACATAGAGAACAATCTTTCTAGATTGACAAACTGATAAAAAATCACTAACAAAACAGCCACAATTGCAGCTTCTAAAACACCAATAATCAAAATTGACATTCCATGTACTCAATTCAACTACAATTTTTGGTTCATAAAAATCTACCAAACTCAAATCAATCTCATGATCACCAAATTCAAGAACAATGTCTGATTCATTCTCTTCCATTTTTCCAAATGACATTGCATCCAAATCCTCTCCATTGCTTCTCACAGTgatccaatcatcatcatcatcatcatcatcatcatcaaattcCCAAACTGTCTCATTGGAACACAATCCTAGAATTCTGTCTCGCGGACTCGAAGAATTACTCGAAGAATGACTCGAAGAATCCAAGGAACAACAATCAGATGTGGAACCCACCTCCTGAGTTGTTTCCAAAGAATCCCAATCCCAAAAACCTCCTTCCAACACAGTCGTCGGAGTTTCCAAATCAGACATAGATTCCTTAAACTTCCCAACAAACTCATGTCCGAGAAGCTCAACCACCGACCACCTCTCATTTGGATCTCTCTTCAAACACTTCCTCAAAAAATCCCTCCCCTGCTCCGACACAAAATTAGGAATCTCCGGCACATCCCCGGAGAATCCAACCCGATACAAAACCGCGGCCGGATCAGAAACCCCCTGCCACGGCATTTTCCCAGTGATCATCTCCAACACAGTACATCCCAAAGCCCACACATCAGCAG from Vicia villosa cultivar HV-30 ecotype Madison, WI linkage group LG4, Vvil1.0, whole genome shotgun sequence encodes the following:
- the LOC131599891 gene encoding mitogen-activated protein kinase kinase kinase 18-like encodes the protein MAWTRGRIIGRGSTATVYLAEHRDSDEVFAVKSTEFHRSEFLKREQEILSKVDCPQIVDYRGCDVTFENGVHLLNLFMEYASKGTLADAVRNGNGNGNGMEEGLVGFYARQILLGLDYLHSNGIVHCDLKGQNVLMTEQGVKIADFGCARRVEEELVISGSPAFMAPEVARGEEQGFAADVWALGCTVLEMITGKMPWQGVSDPAAVLYRVGFSGDVPEIPNFVSEQGRDFLRKCLKRDPNERWSVVELLGHEFVGKFKESMSDLETPTTVLEGGFWDWDSLETTQEVGSTSDCCSLDSSSHSSSNSSSPRDRILGLCSNETVWEFDDDDDDDDDDWITVRSNGEDLDAMSFGKMEENESDIVLEFGDHEIDLSLVDFYEPKIVVELSTWNVNFDYWCFRSCNCGCFVSDFLSVCQSRKIVLYVIIDSQKKNKEIFIIPCFLLFAFSLTSHWIDRLNILQYNKKNYVSG